TCACAGGGGCATAGTTTAACGGTAGAACAGAGGTCTCCAAAACCTCCGGTGTGGGTTCGATTCCTACTGCCCCTGCCATTTTCATGTGATGGCGGCTGTGGCGAAGTGGTTAACGCATCGGATTGTGGTTCCGACATTCGTGGGTTCGATTCCCATCAGCCGCCCCATTTTTCACATTTTAGTATCCTACTTCATATGTTATTATTGGGCTATAGCCAAGCGGTAAGGCAACGGACTTTGACTCCGTCATTCGTAGGTTCGAATCCTGCTAGCCCAGCTTTGCGGAAGTAGTTCAGTGGTAGAACACCACCTTGCCAAGGTGGGGGTCGCGGGTTCGAATCCCGTCTTCCGCTCCAAACTACTCTAATAAATGGCGCCATAGCCAAGTGGTAAGGCAGAGGTCTGCAAAACCTTTATCACCGGTTCGAATCCGGTTGGCGCCTCCATAGTATGCCGGTGTGGCGGAATTGGCAGACGCGCACGACTCAAAATCGTGTTCCGTAAGGAGTGTCGGTTCGACCCCGACCACCGGTATCGAGGAATTGGATATTGAATCTAAAAAGGTTTCCCTGAATGGGAAATCTTTTTTTGTTTTATTAATAAACTTTTTATTTGAAACAGAAGAACCGTCCCTTTGTCTCTTTCCTTTGTCTCTTTTCAGCAATATGACTTTTGCCCAATTTTCCACACACTGTTTTCTCCAACATAGACAAATGCATAGGATATAAGACATTATGGGTTTATGAAAAGGAGAATGAATATGTACTTAAATTCATACCACTATCATCACTGTTATATTCCTATACATCACAACAGCTGGGTTAACAGTTGGAATCCACATAATTTTAATTGCAATAACTACCGGAATTCAGCGTATTATCAGTTGGACCAAAATTACGGGAACTATTATGGAATCAACAGATTAAAAGATTATGGATCAAAGCCTTTTGTTATTAACATTAATGAAGCAACTAAGCAAAACAACACTTTCCGGACGGCTTTATGGACAGGAGAACATTTACAACTTACTTTGATGAGTATCAATGCAGGAGAAGACATCGGGCTAGAAATCCATCCGAACGTCGATCAATTCCTTCGTGTTGAAGAAGGACAAGGACTTGTTCAAATGGGGAAAAGGAGAGATCGAATAGATTTTCAACGAAGAGTTTATGATGATTATGCCATTCTGATTCCTGCTGGAACATGGCATAATTTAATCAATACGGGTAATACGCCACTAAAACTATATTCTATCTACGCACCGCCTCAGCATCCATTTGGAACTGTTCATGAATCTAAAGCAGATGCCATAGCTGCGGAAAAAAGTCAGGGCTTTTGAAGTATGGGGACGGTTCTTGTGTTTCATTCGTTTCAACAAACGAACTTCGAGAGGAAACCGACGAAGAAACATTTACAGCGTCAATAAGAAAAAAGCACTTGTTAAATTAGCAAGTGCTTAGTTTTTTCTATGTTTGATTAACTGCCCCCTGTCTGCAGCATGAGGCGGCCGCTCTAACCATCCATTATCAATCATTATGTTCATACCATCTTCGGCGTACTGTCCAACTTCAGCTGTAAGTCGAGCATAATTAGCAGCTATGTCTCGCCTTTGACTCATGGATATAGCTGCCCCATAATTTCCCATCCCAGAAGCATTTAATAAACTGATATGAAACATCATTAGCTTATCTGAAAAGGGTGGTTCAGTCACATTTGCTACTTCGTGGTCCCAGGTCATAGGTACAGGAAGATCATATTCACTTAAATATTTTGCGAAGACTTTCATATGTTTTTTTGCTATTTCTTTGCCTCGCTGCATGTAATCCCTAACTTTTTTAGATTTTGCAACTTGTCCAAACCCAATCGTTATGGCTTCTCCGATTTTGTTAGTCTGAACATTAGCGTAAAAATTCATTATTTCAATTCCTGTTAAAGGTCTTTGTTCGCCAAACCAACCAGCTAAAAAACTTTGTTTATTGACAAAATCCACTTCTGTTTGGTAAGGGATATATGGAGGACGTACTTCAATTCCTTTTGATAATAAAAGCGATGTTGCCTCATTATATAACTCAGTAGTTGACACAAGACAACTAGAAAAGAATTCTCTCACATCTTTTCTTACTATGTTGGGCAGGATTGCCCCATATGTGGCCAATCCACCTTTCGTCATGTGTTTTATATAATTTAAAAAGAGCGTATCTTGAAATAGTCGCGGGGCATTTGGATTAACATCTTCATCTGTAAATCCTTTAGGTATGGGAATCCTTTCATCCTTAAACATTTCTTTCATAATTTCTATATGGTCGTTTGAAAGTCTCAATGCATGTTCAATGATAGGCTTTATTTCTGTATCGTCCACTTTTTCAAGAAAATACTTTAACATACATATAGACAAACTATCAGCTAAAAATGTTGTCCAAAGACTTGAAAGTTCTGCTGATGTTAAACGAATATGATGTTCCTTTTCCATTTTGATTCGCCTACCTTTTTTGTAGTTTGATGTAACGGGGGGACGGTTCTCTTGTTTCGCGAAACAAGAGAACCGTCCCTTTGTTTCATACGATAACCTTCGACTTCTGTTTAAGCCATCTGCGGTAGATGAGCCAAATGATTAAAACAAATCCTAAATATAAAGAAAGACCATACATAAAGGTTTGAATGGAAGTGAATAACTGATTTCCTAAAAAGGCGTAAATAATCATCGAAGGAAGTTCACCAATGGCTGTTGCGAGAAAATAGATTTTAAATGGAATCGGGCTTAGTCCGGAACCAATGTTGATGACGGGGGCAGGGACAATAAAAATCAGACGTGCAAACAATACGGTAATAAAACTATTCTTAGTAATGATACTGTTCCACTTTTCATAACCTTTAAAGCGGCTTACATATTGTTTAAATTCATGAACAAAAAAATATCGTGCCAGTAAAAAAAAGATAACGGCAGCTCCTACGGTGCCGAACCAGTTAATGACACCGCCAATCCAAACCCCATATTTCATTCCCATCATTCCAGCAAATATGGTAAATGGGACAATGGGAATGATACTAAATAAAACCGCCAGAAAAAACATCAAAGGAAGATGTGAAAAATCACTGTCCTGAAGCCAGTCTAATAAAAAATCTCTATAATAAAAGGCAGTTAAAAGGATCAATCCATACATTAATAAAAAATACAATATTTTTCTCATTCATATACCGCCCCAAACTAAGAACTCGATTGGATAAAAGCTTTGCATAACCGGATTTCGCAAAACAAATGAAACACGAGAACCGTCCCTTTGTTTCAACCTCATCTTAAAAGGTCTAATATCCATTTTTTTAAATCTACAATACGTATGTGATCGATGCTTTTATTGGTTCCAGTTACGATTATTGGTGCGAGAGAATCATCTTTATGCAGCGAACCATGGGCACCTCCACCTGTATGTTGAGGAGAACTTTCTCCAATAAATTCGTAACCAGGCTTGGCATCCACTATTAAAAAATCTCCTTTATGTGAATGTAATGCACCATAAAGTCTTGCTAATGCATCGGGATAATCTCCATATTCAATTTGATTTTGATTAATAGTCAGATCAAGTATGGAGCGATTTCCTTTAATAAACCAAGTCTGATTATAAGCATCTTTAAAATCGCCTTCTTTTTTAAATTGAAAAACTCCGTCCAGATTTCCTGATTTCACTTGCATCATGTCGTTTTCCTTCCATGCAATCCATGCGATACGCTCATCTTTTTGCAGCTTACTAATCACATCTTGCAGAGAAATATCCTTACTAATCTTGTATATATATGCCATTCGCTCATTGGCTGTAATAACAAGTTCATCTTCTTTACTAACTGACTCATTAAGTTTTAATATGTGGTAGTCCGAAAGAACCTCTCTTAGATCAATTAATGCGTTCTCTTTGTCTCTTTTAACTTTTGACTGCTCGCTATCTCCAATGATAATCCATACTATGTGA
This DNA window, taken from Bacillus oleivorans, encodes the following:
- a CDS encoding cupin domain-containing protein is translated as MYLNSYHYHHCYIPIHHNSWVNSWNPHNFNCNNYRNSAYYQLDQNYGNYYGINRLKDYGSKPFVININEATKQNNTFRTALWTGEHLQLTLMSINAGEDIGLEIHPNVDQFLRVEEGQGLVQMGKRRDRIDFQRRVYDDYAILIPAGTWHNLINTGNTPLKLYSIYAPPQHPFGTVHESKADAIAAEKSQGF
- a CDS encoding DUF3231 family protein — protein: MEKEHHIRLTSAELSSLWTTFLADSLSICMLKYFLEKVDDTEIKPIIEHALRLSNDHIEIMKEMFKDERIPIPKGFTDEDVNPNAPRLFQDTLFLNYIKHMTKGGLATYGAILPNIVRKDVREFFSSCLVSTTELYNEATSLLLSKGIEVRPPYIPYQTEVDFVNKQSFLAGWFGEQRPLTGIEIMNFYANVQTNKIGEAITIGFGQVAKSKKVRDYMQRGKEIAKKHMKVFAKYLSEYDLPVPMTWDHEVANVTEPPFSDKLMMFHISLLNASGMGNYGAAISMSQRRDIAANYARLTAEVGQYAEDGMNIMIDNGWLERPPHAADRGQLIKHRKN
- a CDS encoding TVP38/TMEM64 family protein; protein product: MRKILYFLLMYGLILLTAFYYRDFLLDWLQDSDFSHLPLMFFLAVLFSIIPIVPFTIFAGMMGMKYGVWIGGVINWFGTVGAAVIFFLLARYFFVHEFKQYVSRFKGYEKWNSIITKNSFITVLFARLIFIVPAPVINIGSGLSPIPFKIYFLATAIGELPSMIIYAFLGNQLFTSIQTFMYGLSLYLGFVLIIWLIYRRWLKQKSKVIV